The Moraxella osloensis genome contains a region encoding:
- the rimP gene encoding ribosome maturation factor RimP produces MKLSTKVAELTQIIEPAVTACDVSLWGIEFVPQGRRSLLRIYIEALPEDRAEGKQVTIEDCAAVTHQVGGVLDLHDPIAGEYLLEVSSPGLDRAFFSAEQLHDYVGQTLSLRLIHAIGQGSDKRRKVTGELVNIDEHQLTVKTENDQGNDQLLAIELDNIDKANLVYQF; encoded by the coding sequence ATGAAACTATCAACGAAAGTTGCTGAACTGACCCAAATCATTGAGCCAGCAGTAACTGCCTGTGATGTGAGCTTGTGGGGTATTGAGTTTGTACCACAAGGTCGACGCTCTCTTCTTCGTATTTATATTGAAGCCCTACCTGAAGACCGTGCCGAAGGCAAACAAGTCACTATTGAAGACTGTGCTGCGGTCACCCACCAAGTCGGTGGTGTGTTGGACTTGCACGACCCGATTGCAGGCGAGTATCTACTTGAGGTGTCTTCACCCGGTTTGGACCGCGCGTTTTTTTCTGCTGAGCAGCTGCATGACTATGTGGGGCAAACCCTCAGCTTACGATTGATTCATGCGATTGGACAAGGTAGTGATAAGCGCCGTAAAGTAACAGGCGAATTGGTCAATATTGACGAGCACCAGTTGACAGTCAAAACCGAAAACGATCAAGGCAATGACCAACTTTTAGCCATCGAGCTTGATAATATTGATAAAGCCAATTTGGTCTACCAATTTTAG
- the tpiA gene encoding triose-phosphate isomerase, which yields MKASDYVANWQNSWVIANWKMNPSTQLTATALMTDLQQQIPADALQSCNVVVAPSFMHLSTTQQAIQHGSLNIGLAAQNLCAQHADKGAFTGEVSGAQLKDAQVNYVLVGHSERRQYFNEDDTCLIQKIRNAFAHDLTVVFCIGETQAQYEQNQTQDVLAAQLMVVKQLAAEFANAQFEGAQVDNAQLGNLASRLIIAYEPVWAIGTGKIPTIQEVQNIHAFINTTLTDIDASLATTPILYGGSVKADNAAEIAQCPNVNGVLVGGASLDATSFTQIIQAFAQI from the coding sequence ATGAAAGCATCTGATTATGTAGCAAATTGGCAGAATTCTTGGGTGATTGCTAATTGGAAAATGAATCCTAGCACACAGCTGACTGCCACAGCCCTCATGACCGATTTGCAGCAGCAGATACCGGCAGATGCACTGCAAAGCTGTAACGTGGTTGTCGCGCCGAGTTTTATGCATTTATCGACCACACAACAAGCCATCCAACATGGATCATTGAACATCGGACTAGCTGCGCAAAACTTATGTGCACAACACGCCGATAAAGGCGCGTTTACTGGGGAGGTTTCGGGTGCTCAGCTCAAAGACGCTCAGGTAAATTATGTCTTGGTCGGACATTCAGAACGCCGTCAATATTTTAATGAAGATGACACTTGTTTAATCCAAAAAATTCGCAATGCCTTTGCACACGATTTAACCGTTGTTTTTTGTATCGGTGAAACACAAGCCCAGTATGAGCAAAATCAGACCCAAGATGTGCTAGCAGCACAATTAATGGTAGTTAAACAACTAGCCGCCGAATTTGCTAACGCCCAATTTGAAGGCGCTCAAGTGGATAACGCTCAATTGGGTAACTTAGCATCACGATTGATTATTGCTTATGAACCCGTTTGGGCGATTGGTACAGGTAAAATCCCGACGATACAAGAAGTACAAAACATTCATGCCTTTATCAACACCACTTTAACGGACATCGATGCCTCTTTAGCGACCACACCGATATTGTATGGCGGCAGCGTGAAAGCGGATAATGCGGCAGAAATCGCCCAATGCCCAAATGTAAATGGGGTGTTAGTAGGCGGGGCATCACTAGACGCGACGAGCTTTACACAAATTATTCAAGCATTTGCCCAAATTTAA
- the nusA gene encoding transcription termination factor NusA, whose protein sequence is MNREILTVVETVSNEKGLNPEDIFEAIEQALVVSTKKKLYSEQPEVAIRVHINRKTGDYDTYRYWTVVADEDHEMPACQLAISDLDENEWKIGDIKEEQIESIEFGRIAATQAKQVIIQKIREAERSLVADAFEHRIGEMITGEVKKPARDGYIIDLGDNVEAYLPRDKMLPREQLRIKGRINAILEQVNRDNRGAQLVLSRTSPQMLTALMQKEVPEIAEQIIEIRDVARQPGLRAKISVKTNDHRIDPVGACIGMRGTRIQAVQQELDGERIDVVVWSDDPVQYIISALEPADVDRIILDEDTKTADIIFATNDQLARAIGSQGQNVRLASELTGYRLNMMLEDEYNAQQESETKVYRDLFYTRLEVDEDLAQALVDIGFTSLEEVAYVPAETFYDIDGLDDDAIDAIQERAKEAVIADELVKQQNIKEPSQELLNLEGMTQAWAYKLAERDVITVDDLAEQAIFDIQDIEGLDEKTAGELIMKARESWFN, encoded by the coding sequence ATGAATCGAGAAATTTTAACGGTCGTTGAAACCGTCAGTAATGAAAAAGGCTTAAATCCTGAAGATATTTTTGAAGCGATTGAGCAAGCATTGGTGGTATCGACCAAAAAGAAACTTTATAGTGAGCAACCTGAAGTTGCCATTCGCGTCCATATCAATCGCAAAACAGGTGACTATGACACTTACCGTTATTGGACAGTAGTGGCAGATGAAGATCATGAGATGCCTGCCTGTCAGCTAGCGATTAGCGATTTGGATGAAAACGAATGGAAAATCGGCGACATTAAAGAAGAACAAATCGAGTCCATTGAATTTGGTCGTATTGCTGCTACCCAAGCCAAACAAGTCATCATTCAAAAAATCCGTGAAGCTGAACGCTCACTGGTGGCAGATGCGTTTGAACATCGTATCGGCGAGATGATTACCGGTGAAGTCAAAAAACCGGCGCGCGATGGTTACATCATTGATTTGGGCGATAATGTCGAAGCCTATCTACCGCGCGATAAAATGTTGCCGCGTGAGCAGCTACGCATCAAAGGTCGTATCAATGCGATTTTAGAACAAGTCAATCGTGATAACCGTGGTGCCCAGCTGGTATTGTCCCGTACTTCACCACAAATGCTGACAGCACTGATGCAAAAAGAAGTACCAGAGATTGCTGAGCAAATCATTGAAATTCGTGATGTTGCGCGTCAACCTGGCTTACGTGCTAAGATTTCAGTCAAAACCAATGACCATCGTATCGACCCTGTCGGTGCTTGTATTGGTATGCGTGGCACCCGTATCCAAGCCGTGCAACAAGAGCTTGACGGCGAGCGTATTGACGTAGTGGTATGGTCGGATGATCCGGTGCAGTACATTATCAGCGCTTTGGAACCTGCGGATGTTGATCGTATTATTCTTGATGAAGATACCAAAACGGCGGATATCATCTTTGCCACTAACGATCAGTTGGCCCGTGCGATTGGCTCACAAGGTCAAAACGTGCGCCTTGCATCAGAATTAACAGGTTATCGTCTTAACATGATGCTCGAAGACGAGTACAATGCACAACAAGAATCAGAAACCAAAGTGTATCGCGACCTATTCTACACACGTCTTGAAGTCGATGAAGATTTGGCACAAGCCTTGGTGGATATTGGATTTACCTCACTTGAAGAAGTGGCGTATGTCCCTGCTGAGACTTTTTATGACATCGATGGGCTAGATGATGACGCCATCGACGCAATCCAAGAACGTGCCAAAGAAGCGGTGATTGCCGATGAATTGGTCAAACAACAAAATATTAAAGAGCCAAGCCAAGAGCTTCTAAACCTTGAAGGCATGACTCAAGCATGGGCCTACAAGCTTGCCGAACGTGATGTCATCACCGTCGACGACCTTGCCGAACAAGCCATCTTTGATATCCAAGATATCGAAGGTCTTGATGAAAAGACCGCAGGTGAGCTTATTATGAAAGCCCGTGAATCATGGTTTAATTAA
- a CDS encoding prepilin peptidase, with the protein MGIFSDFILLLQQSQWLTLIIVALLGLCVGSFLNVVIYRTPLMMEQQWKNECQLLLHPETIVDHHESITLSRPVSRCPHCGHSIRWFENMPVISWLLLKGKCSQCHHAISYRYPLVEIITAILSVLVVMKFGVTWQALAGLVLTWTLVALTGIDFDTQLLPDRFTLPLAGLGLFVNAFGLFVSPTAAIFGYVFGFLCLWIVYQLFLLITGKHGMGHGDFKLLAALGAWLGPLMLPLIVLLSAFVGSVVGVILMKRSGESKPFAFGPYIAIAGMIALLYGQSIMSWYLGKMS; encoded by the coding sequence ATGGGGATTTTTTCAGATTTTATTTTGTTGTTACAACAGTCACAATGGCTGACGTTGATTATCGTAGCTTTATTGGGATTATGCGTGGGCAGTTTTCTCAATGTGGTGATTTATCGCACGCCTTTGATGATGGAGCAGCAGTGGAAGAACGAATGCCAGCTATTGCTTCATCCAGAAACCATTGTTGACCATCATGAATCCATTACCTTAAGCCGTCCTGTTTCTCGTTGTCCGCATTGTGGGCATTCAATACGTTGGTTTGAAAATATGCCTGTTATTAGCTGGCTACTGCTAAAAGGAAAATGTAGTCAGTGTCATCACGCCATTAGTTATCGTTATCCGCTTGTAGAAATCATCACCGCTATTTTGTCTGTGCTGGTGGTGATGAAATTTGGTGTTACTTGGCAAGCGCTGGCAGGATTGGTACTCACATGGACATTAGTGGCTTTGACAGGCATTGATTTTGATACCCAATTGTTGCCTGACCGATTTACATTGCCGTTAGCGGGATTAGGCTTATTTGTCAATGCCTTTGGCTTGTTTGTCAGTCCCACAGCGGCTATTTTTGGCTATGTGTTTGGGTTTTTATGCTTGTGGATTGTCTACCAACTGTTTTTGCTGATTACGGGCAAGCACGGGATGGGGCATGGCGATTTTAAATTATTAGCGGCTTTGGGGGCTTGGCTAGGGCCTTTGATGCTACCGTTAATTGTGCTTTTATCTGCATTTGTCGGCTCGGTTGTGGGTGTAATATTGATGAAGCGCTCAGGTGAGAGTAAACCTTTTGCTTTTGGACCCTATATCGCCATTGCTGGCATGATCGCACTTTTGTATGGGCAATCAATAATGTCGTGGTATCTAGGCAAAATGTCATGA
- the secG gene encoding preprotein translocase subunit SecG produces MYNAILVFHIIVAISMIGLILVQHGKGADAGASFGAGGSATVFGASGSANFLTRLTAVLTAIFFITSMTLAVFAKQQSLSSRTLDTSLATNTAPASPTPTTPTPAK; encoded by the coding sequence ATGTATAATGCAATTTTAGTGTTTCATATCATTGTCGCCATTTCAATGATTGGTCTGATTTTGGTTCAACATGGCAAAGGTGCCGATGCGGGTGCTTCATTTGGTGCAGGGGGTTCGGCAACCGTATTTGGTGCGTCTGGCTCTGCCAATTTTTTGACGCGCTTGACGGCGGTTTTAACAGCAATCTTTTTTATCACCAGTATGACACTGGCAGTATTTGCCAAACAGCAATCGCTATCTAGTCGTACCCTTGATACCAGCCTAGCGACTAATACTGCGCCTGCAAGCCCTACACCAACGACGCCTACACCCGCCAAATAA
- a CDS encoding type II secretion system F family protein — translation MAKVQTEMLLDFVYDGVNRRGEKVKGETTSRNIELAKAQLRKQGIQVKTIKKKPKPIFQMKKSIKAIDIAIFVRQLATMMKAGVPLTQSFEIVADALDNPSMKELVLSVKSEVESGSTFAAALRKHPRYFDDLFCSLVEAGEQSGALETMLERVATYKEKSELLKAKIKKALKYPIAVIVVAIIVTIILLVKVVPVFADLFNSFGAELPAFTRMVVSMSEWMQKWWWLLLFSIAGAVVGFSEAKKRSKPFNDFLDRLTLKLPIFGNIAYQAVVARFSRTLSTTFAAGVPLIDALDSTAGATNNVVFYNATQKIKGDVATGQQLQFSMRSTNLFPSMVIQMVGIGEESGSLEEMLDKVATYYENEVDNAVDGLTSLMEPMIMAILGVLVGGLVIAMYLPIFQMGSVVG, via the coding sequence ATGGCAAAAGTCCAAACAGAAATGTTATTAGACTTTGTCTATGATGGGGTCAATCGCCGTGGCGAAAAAGTCAAAGGCGAAACCACCAGCCGCAATATTGAGCTGGCAAAAGCACAACTACGCAAGCAAGGCATCCAAGTCAAGACGATTAAGAAAAAACCCAAGCCTATTTTTCAAATGAAAAAAAGCATCAAGGCAATCGATATTGCTATCTTTGTGCGGCAGTTGGCTACGATGATGAAAGCGGGCGTCCCCCTTACTCAGTCGTTTGAAATCGTTGCAGATGCGCTCGATAACCCCTCAATGAAAGAGTTGGTGCTTAGTGTCAAGTCAGAAGTGGAATCAGGGAGCACCTTTGCTGCTGCGCTGCGCAAACATCCCAGATATTTTGATGACCTGTTTTGTTCATTAGTAGAGGCAGGTGAGCAATCAGGTGCGCTTGAAACTATGCTTGAGCGTGTCGCAACGTACAAAGAAAAAAGCGAGCTACTAAAAGCAAAAATTAAAAAAGCCTTGAAATACCCGATTGCGGTTATCGTGGTGGCGATTATCGTTACCATTATTTTGCTGGTCAAAGTGGTACCGGTGTTTGCTGATTTATTCAATTCATTTGGCGCAGAATTACCCGCGTTTACCCGAATGGTAGTCAGTATGTCGGAGTGGATGCAAAAATGGTGGTGGTTATTGCTATTTAGCATTGCAGGCGCTGTGGTTGGCTTTTCTGAAGCTAAAAAACGTAGCAAGCCCTTTAATGACTTTTTAGACCGACTTACCTTAAAATTACCAATCTTTGGCAATATTGCTTATCAAGCGGTGGTTGCCCGTTTTTCCCGCACCTTGTCTACCACTTTTGCGGCAGGTGTGCCGCTGATTGATGCGTTAGATTCAACCGCTGGGGCAACCAACAATGTGGTATTTTATAATGCCACGCAAAAAATTAAAGGTGATGTTGCGACGGGTCAACAGCTGCAGTTTTCGATGCGTTCTACCAATCTTTTCCCCAGTATGGTTATCCAAATGGTCGGTATTGGTGAGGAGTCAGGTAGTCTAGAGGAGATGCTTGATAAAGTGGCGACTTATTATGAAAACGAAGTGGACAACGCCGTAGATGGGTTAACAAGTCTGATGGAACCGATGATTATGGCTATTTTGGGGGTGCTGGTAGGGGGTCTGGTGATTGCCATGTATCTACCAATTTTCCAAATGGGCTCGGTGGTGGGCTAA
- the coaE gene encoding dephospho-CoA kinase (Dephospho-CoA kinase (CoaE) performs the final step in coenzyme A biosynthesis.) yields MTSFMGQLSVNQGGVVMLVVGLTGGIGSGKSQVSRWFAEHGIVIIDADVLAREVVAKGSPTLKKIVAKFGDWVIDEAGELNRRAMREHVFGSVQALMDLEQITHPAIRSRAKELLRAAQSPYVILVAPLLLEASEAGLANLCERVLVVDSHESLQIERASQRDGQTPERIQNIMANQLSRHDRLRQADDIVDNNGSLDDLYLKLEQLHQKYLAMAGVN; encoded by the coding sequence ATGACGTCATTTATGGGTCAATTATCCGTGAATCAAGGAGGGGTTGTGATGTTGGTAGTTGGGCTTACAGGTGGCATCGGTAGCGGCAAATCACAAGTGAGCCGTTGGTTTGCTGAGCATGGAATTGTTATTATTGATGCCGATGTATTGGCACGTGAAGTCGTTGCCAAAGGTTCGCCAACGCTAAAAAAAATTGTCGCCAAATTTGGTGACTGGGTGATTGATGAGGCAGGTGAGCTTAATCGCCGTGCTATGCGAGAGCATGTATTTGGTAGTGTGCAAGCGTTAATGGATTTGGAACAAATCACCCATCCTGCCATTCGCAGCCGTGCCAAAGAATTACTAAGAGCTGCCCAGTCGCCCTATGTAATTTTGGTAGCACCCTTACTGCTAGAAGCCTCCGAAGCAGGGCTGGCCAATCTGTGTGAGCGAGTATTGGTGGTCGATAGTCATGAATCCTTGCAGATTGAGCGCGCCAGTCAGCGTGATGGTCAAACGCCTGAACGTATTCAAAATATCATGGCAAATCAACTGTCGCGTCATGACAGGCTCAGACAAGCCGATGACATAGTCGATAACAACGGTAGCTTAGACGATTTGTATTTAAAACTTGAACAGTTGCACCAAAAATATTTGGCAATGGCAGGGGTTAATTAG
- the pilB gene encoding type IV-A pilus assembly ATPase PilB, with product MAAPLPSFGGIASRLVHEGLISEAAMQKVLAESQQQKVNLIAYVVDNKLAQADAVAWVISREFGDPLIDLDAINVNYIPKEAVDEKIIREFNILPIFQRGSRLFVAMSDPTRVDALDALRFGTRFTVETVVAEHHKIKALIEKIFTTTNLADFDDMDAVEFDETRADEDSSATSHLDINDEAPVVKFVNGMLIKAITMGASDLHFEPYEKSYRVRFRIDGVLQKMANPPTQLAGKIAARLKVMSQMDISERRVPQDGRIKLKISKDKAIDFRVNSLPTLFGEKIVLRILDPSSAMLGIDALGYEPDQKQLFMDALAKPQGMLLITGPTGSGKTVSLYTGLNILNTVETNISTAEDPVEINLEGINQVNVNNKVGLTFASALKSFLRQDPDIVMVGEIRDLETAEIAVKAAQTGHMVLSTLHTNSAPETLTRLRNMGVASFNIATSVNLVIAQRLARRLCKACKKPTDVPKNSLLEMGFTEEDLADPSNVIYEPVGCAECRDGYKGRVGIYEVMKVTPEIARIIMEDGNAIEIKDAALKQGFRDLRRSGILKVLQGTTSIQEMYRVTSE from the coding sequence ATGGCGGCACCCCTTCCTAGTTTTGGTGGCATTGCCTCGCGATTAGTGCATGAAGGACTAATTAGCGAAGCGGCAATGCAAAAAGTATTGGCAGAATCGCAGCAGCAAAAAGTAAATTTAATCGCCTATGTGGTTGATAATAAGCTTGCACAAGCTGACGCGGTAGCGTGGGTGATTTCTCGAGAATTTGGCGACCCACTCATTGATTTGGATGCCATCAATGTCAACTATATTCCAAAAGAAGCGGTTGATGAAAAAATTATTCGCGAATTTAATATTCTGCCGATTTTCCAACGAGGTAGTCGCTTATTTGTTGCCATGAGTGACCCAACGCGGGTAGATGCTTTAGACGCGCTGCGGTTTGGTACAAGGTTTACGGTAGAAACCGTGGTTGCCGAACACCACAAAATCAAAGCACTCATCGAAAAAATCTTTACTACCACTAATTTAGCTGATTTTGATGATATGGATGCGGTGGAGTTTGATGAAACCCGCGCCGATGAAGACAGTAGTGCCACCAGTCATTTAGATATCAATGATGAAGCCCCTGTCGTCAAGTTCGTTAATGGGATGCTCATCAAAGCCATTACCATGGGCGCCTCGGACTTACACTTTGAACCCTATGAAAAATCTTATCGCGTGCGTTTTCGTATTGATGGGGTGTTACAAAAAATGGCAAATCCACCGACGCAGCTAGCGGGTAAAATTGCTGCCCGCCTCAAAGTCATGTCACAAATGGACATCTCTGAGCGCCGCGTGCCGCAAGATGGTCGTATCAAGTTAAAAATTTCCAAGGATAAGGCGATTGATTTTCGTGTCAACTCATTGCCAACCTTATTTGGTGAAAAAATTGTACTGCGTATTTTAGACCCCTCATCAGCGATGCTAGGCATTGATGCACTGGGCTATGAGCCTGACCAAAAGCAGCTATTTATGGATGCGCTGGCAAAACCGCAAGGGATGTTATTGATTACCGGTCCTACTGGTTCGGGTAAAACCGTATCCTTGTATACGGGGCTTAATATCTTAAACACAGTTGAGACCAATATTTCCACCGCAGAAGATCCCGTTGAAATTAACCTTGAAGGCATCAATCAGGTCAACGTGAATAATAAAGTTGGCTTGACATTTGCCAGTGCGCTCAAATCATTCTTGCGTCAAGACCCTGATATTGTGATGGTCGGTGAGATTCGTGACTTAGAAACGGCGGAAATTGCTGTCAAAGCTGCCCAAACAGGGCATATGGTACTGTCAACCTTGCATACCAACTCAGCGCCAGAAACCTTAACGCGTCTACGTAATATGGGGGTGGCATCCTTTAACATCGCCACCTCGGTCAATTTGGTAATCGCACAGCGCTTAGCCCGTCGCCTGTGTAAAGCTTGTAAGAAACCGACAGATGTACCAAAAAATAGCTTGCTTGAAATGGGCTTTACGGAAGAAGATTTGGCAGATCCCAGCAATGTCATTTATGAGCCTGTTGGCTGCGCTGAATGCCGCGATGGCTATAAAGGACGTGTTGGTATTTATGAAGTGATGAAAGTAACACCAGAGATTGCCCGAATTATTATGGAAGACGGCAACGCTATTGAGATTAAAGACGCTGCCTTAAAGCAAGGGTTTAGGGATTTAAGGCGCTCTGGCATTTTAAAGGTTCTACAAGGCACGACCAGTATCCAAGAGATGTATCGTGTTACTAGCGAATAG